One genomic region from Gracilinanus agilis isolate LMUSP501 unplaced genomic scaffold, AgileGrace unplaced_scaffold37939, whole genome shotgun sequence encodes:
- the LOC123255028 gene encoding GTPase IMAP family member 5-like translates to GSDTNPEPLRIILVGKTGAGRSATGNSILGQRIFESKLGSQAVTKKCQMETAIWNGRRISVIDTPAICESGAWTEELYKEIGECYLLSSPGPHAFVLVTQIGRYTTQDKEALRKVKTIFGVEAMRHLVMLFTRKEDLGGSLDDYVTNTDNIHLQWGIQECGKRFCAFNNRATGEEQKVQVAELMTIIEKMVEENEGNYYSNGLYLYAEIFQSCDSRESEESYQNYLRQVKFEIQKQTLDLIEDESNCIVLAFVKAQKWISSHLRICFCLLFFSLTFIAIIVAICTSRID, encoded by the coding sequence GTGGCAGTGACACCAATCCTGAGCCACTGAGGATCATCCTGGTGGGAAAAACAGGAGCTGGGCGAAGTGCAACAGGAAACAGTATCCTGGGGCAGAGAATATTTGAGTCCAAGCTGGGATCCCAGGCAGTAACTAAGAAATGTCAGATGGAGACTGCGATTTGGAATGGGAGAAGAATCTCGGTGATTGATACTCCTGCCATCTGTGAGTCAGGTGCCTGGACTGAAGAGCTATATAAAGAAATTGGAGAGTgttaccttctttcctccccagGTCCTCATGCATTTGTCTTGGTGACTCAGATTGGTCGCTACACTACACAGGATAAGGAGGCACTGAGGAAGGTGAAGACGATCTTTGGAGTAGAAGCCATGAGACATCTAGTCATGCTTTTCACTCGTAAAGAAGATTTAGGGGGATCTTTAGATGACTATGTAACAAATACTGATAACATTCACCTACAATGGGGTATCCAAGAATGTGGCAAGCGATTTTGTGCCTTCAACAACCGAGCCACTGGGGAGGAACAGAAGGTCCAGGTGGCAGAGCTGATGACTATAATTGAGAAGATGGTGGAGGAGAATGAAGGCAACTATTATAGCAATGGCCTTTACCTTTATGCTGAGATCTTTCAGTCATGTGACAGTAGAGAGTCTGAAGAAAGCTACCAAAACTACTTAAGACAAGtgaaatttgaaattcaaaagcAGACATTGGACTTAATAGAGGATGAGAGTAACTGTATTGTCCTGGCATTTGTGAAGGCACAAAAATGGATTTCTTCCCATCTTAGGATCtgcttttgtcttttgttcttttccttgaCTTTTATTGCCATCATAGTTGCCATCTGTACTTCTCGAATAGACTAA